TACCGGTGATGAACCTAAtgacaaaattaataagaatgcccttgcaaaaaaaaaaggggtaaCAGAGCACACTAcaacagaaaaataaaaaataaaatagcaaATTTGTTCTAAAACAGGGAGACTATGTATAAACCGCACAATCCAGGTCAAGAGTGTATCCTGCAAACACAGAAGAAACTTACCCCAAAGACACCCCTCCTCATAGGACCATTATATTTAACATCAACGTTGATAGTGGTTGTGACAGCAACTATACAAGATGCATCAACTGCAAGTACTTCCCCCACCTCTAGGTTTTTCTGCACAACTGAAGAAAGGATAAATGTGAGACAATGTTCCAAGGAAATTACAACATATTAGACTTAAAGCAACAAGTGAAATTGAAAGTTCATATGACTAGACAGAATGAGAAATGCTGCATGTCTATTGTCTTGTCTTTAGAGAAGCTAGTAAAGTCTGTTTGGTTTCACAACAATCAAACAGCTTTTATCCTTAATTTGTTACTGGCTCATACAGCAATATCATGAGTATGCAACATAAATAATACAAGAAGGAAGAGAGGGTGTAAAAGAATTATGGGAAAGAAAGGGCTAGCCATGGCTGATTAAAGATGAAATCAAAAGCTTGCTGGGAATTACCCATGAAACAATAACAAGGCCATAACTGCGACATCATGAAATAAAACTGACAGGAGATTATTTACACCAAAAACACCCCTAACAAAACAAAAACCTTCATAGAGTTCAGCATGTCACCTTCAAAATGATGTTGTAATGATACTTACCAAACTGACAGAAGACACTAAcagaaaaagaaacaaaagcaAACCATATAACAAAATTAATTCTTGATGATGATTGTATTACAAAATTTCTAGTTATATTACAGAAATATCTGATGATGACTACGATAtgtattttgataaaatataaGAGCAACACTTCTACCTCCAAAAACCAAGATGCATCTTTACAATATTAAACAGAATTTTCTTTCGAaaattttcaacttaaaattttcCCCTGCCAATTTATTTTCCTCGCAAAAGTTGGAAAAAATCTATAGTATTGAGTAGTACATTAGATTGCATATACTTACTCTAATTCACTATAGCCTATAATTTGACTACAGTATTTCAGAAAATCATGTCAAAGTGTAATAAATTTAACTCCAAAGAATCAACTATGTAGTAATCAGAGTAGGACAATGACAATAGTAGGCTAGTAGAACCTTCAGACAACCAAAAATATGTTAAAAACAAGAGGAAAGATTTTTCCtcgattttttaaaattacgtGTATATGGCTTCCAATGGAGCCAAaggttcatttgttcttttggttgtgggatgtaatggactaaatcaaaatgactcttaaaacctcttcacttcctttccatgaagtagaagatggtcgtcccgttgtcgtcccgttattgcttttgggtcaattagAAACAACCTCtatgcaattgcaggggtaaggttgcgtacgtccgacccccccttaccccgcttctcgCGGAAGCCACTTTGatgcaatggggtaatgataatgatgataatgACGTGTATATGGCTTCCACCCCCTCCCCGTAAAATCCTACTCAAAGATATGTGAAGACATATAAGACATTGCAAAGCCTTACTCCTGATACAACAAAGAGGTTCTTTCCAATTGACCTTTGATCCGAAATTCAACAACAATGCAATGTTTCACCATTCAAATAAGCACAGTTTGATTATGTGATTAATCCAAAGACAGCAAATATTGGACTTTTAAGCTCTACTGAACTTGAATACTAAGACTAAGTCACAGCAAGCCAAATCTGAAACTACAAAGTCTGCAATACTGCATGCTTCTGTTTGACACATAAATTTGTTTCTAAGGAGCTAATATTCCATAAAAATTATTGTAAAGAAGGACACAGAAGAGACAAGCTTTCCTTCAAAGTTGTCTGATTGGCAAGGAATAATTCCTGTATAGAAACTCAATATTTATAGTTCCTACTGAAATACAGGTTGATGCAGCATGAAACTGTATATCAAGTTTTAACAGCAAGTAAATAGTACCAAAGCATTGATGAATCCTACTATATAGCCCTACTACCAACTACTCCAAAATAACACAGGGTTTGTACTTTGTAACTCTTAAAATATAAGAAAGTGGTTAAATACAGAAAATCACACCTAGCCAGTGATCAGTCATTTCCTTGGGCAATTAAAATCCCCCGGCTGCATTTTTTAGATCTTTATATCCCGCTATCATTTCACTAATCAATATctatatatgtatgtatgtgCTTGTGtatgtacttcctccattctttattaaatgacacaattgtacttttggcactattcatataatatactttgaccatcaattgtgatttatacttaacaaaaaatatagtcatgtggggtcttgttataatcgtctcatcctatagatttataatatcaaacttttataatttttaaccattgataataaaaggtattaatggttgaaatattgcattggcaaacgtgacaaaaaaattgtgtcatttaataaagaatggaggaagtatatagcaCTGTGCAGTTTTAAACTAACCAAAAAGAAACCTCCACCGAAATCACAAAGTAATAAAACACATACCTGAGCCACTCCCGATAATGAATGCAAGTCCTTGTCCGGACAGCTTCTGCCGCAAAATAGCCTTCAGAAGTAAAAGAATCACCATCAATATATAGGGGGAAGCCAAAAGTTACGTTCCCTCTGATCAGCAGTTGCAAAACAAAAAGACGCAAGTTAGAAAGTAACTGACCTCTGCACCAACAACACCGTTACGTGCCCTCTGATCAGCAATTGTATTAGTAACTTTGACATCATTTACTGAGCACAAAAATGCATCCGGCTACAAATAATGATGAAAAGTGCACATGGAAATCAGAACAATTATGTGACGCAAGGAAATATACGTGCCCATATAACAGACAGAAAGCAAAGAACTGGAGTGGAAATATCAGATCTACCTGGCATCGAAGTTCTCCACCAAACACTGCCAGATCAATCTGTATAACAAAATGGAGAATGAAAACTTATAATTAGTAAACTGTTAAGAGTTTTTACAATATAAACAAGGAAAATTTGACATTCACAGTCCCAGAAATTGACGGTCTGCTTTAAAAAGTCTCAACTTTTGATTAGCTCGATTCCAACTTTTGGGGTGTATCTTAAAAAGGACTGCACCCATAATCAACAAGCGTTAATATAGTCATGTAAATGCGAGCAGGGGGTGTAATGAAAAAAGAAAGAGGCAGCAGGAAAAGGTTTTTGTGGCTATGTTAACCGGTTGAGTAGGTTAATTATGCTTGAGGACCGATTTGAGATGATACACCTAATAGTTGGGACCACCCTGAATTAATCAAAAGTTGAGACTTTTTAATGCAGACGGACCATAGTTAGGACTGCTGATGTCAATCTCTCCTATaaacaaagaacaaaataaatatCACAATATGGTGGACCAACCGGTAGAATTCTAGCAAGTGAAGGAGCAGCAATTCCGACAAATCCATCACTAGAACCGGAATTAAGAAGAACAATGCTGGTCACGGACTTCCCAAATATCCACTGCCACACCCCTACCTCTTGTTCAGTGATGTAAACATTGTCCATTTGAACGGATCCAGATGTATAGCACATTGACCCTGCAAACTACAAAAATTATTTACCCAGACAACTTACGGCAGAAAAGAAACAATATGTAGGTCAATAGATAAAGCGATAATAAAACGTAAATAAGTTCTCATTTTGTGAACCAAAGAAGGTAAAATATTCGAGAAAAACAGACGGAGTACTTTGGCATTAGGAGAAACAATAATTTAGACCATATGCAAGCATGCATTGCTCGTATGAAAATCGCAAGCATACACAacagaaaaattgaaaataaaacagGTCTACCCCGACCACATTAACATCTGTTCTCCACCAAACTGTCTTCTGTACTGAAACCAGAAACCATTTGCAGCCAAAGAACAGGCAGAAATTATAGCATAATTTTGCAAATAGAAATTCAGTTATTGTCATTGTTGGAACGCCATAACTAAACTTCAATACACCCATCAGGGTTATTATCAGGAAAGAACACAAATGCTGACACTGAAGCATCTCCGAGATTCCAACTCTACAAGAAATCACAGTAGGTAGAAGAGGGATACCTGGTCGAGCAATAACCCTCTCCTGTGGCTTCAGCATAATCTGATCATAAATAAACCACATAACTTAGCCTTACATACTAAAGCGACATAATTTAGAAGAAGTAAAGGATGCTAGATTAGATGGATAGTTGGTGACACCTGAACTATCTGAGCTTCTCCACCCAAAATCTGGAAAGGTGTGACAGCATCTTGGGGACTCTGTATGATGCAGCATTATGTTAAACTATGAACCATACGAAACGACAACACATGTAACTTGTAAGCCTACTTACAGTGCTCCCTCCTACCTAAGAACGTAATCTAGACGCTTCTTACTCACATTCAACCAGACGAAGATAAAGACGATGGAGATGTCCATTAGTAATCATCAAATTCATTGGTGGCTAGTATTCAAACTCCTATCCTTCAATAAATTAACACAGAGCGCCAAAGTTGATGCACCACCACTACCAGCACAACCGTTTCCGGGCACGGCGCAATTCATTGGTAGTCAATGTAGTAGCCTAAATATAagttgcactaatgcaagcTTGGCAATTTATTGTTAATCTGAACAATCCTCACAAATGCTTACACCATACACTACAACTTGACAATTTACAGTTTATTTGCACATGAATCCAGCAGCGTTAAGCAAGAATTTCGCTATCTCCAACATCATTATTATCCAAATATCAGATAAATTAAAGTTCTCATTTTCCCTAAACTAAAACCCTAACTAGCAAAATgataaacattaaaaaatcaAATCAGTATAAGAGAGAGAATTTACCTGGTAAACATAAGGCTGGAAAGGAGTGTTGAAGAACGGAGCTGCCATTGCAAATTCCAACTCTACTTCACAACAAATCTCCAAAAATAGTTTTAAAAAAATCGACAAAAACTTTGATGATCGAAAATTTTCACGTCGACCACATCAAATTATGCGATAATCGATAGAATTGGTAATAATGTTGTTTGATTTTTGGTGATCAGATCCGAGGTAAATCGAATTATTGAGTTTCCGCGAAATTTTTAgtgttgaatttatttattttggtgttttttttatctttttggGGGagatcataaaattaaaaagaaaattcgaggagagagaaaattgaagACTGTGTTTAAGAGAAATGCTCAATTGATCACTCTGATGGCTGAGTATTACGGTTTTACCCCTTGATGAAAGGGTGCAGTTGTCAATTGAAAGGGATGATTTGGGGTTTGGGGGGATGCCACGCTGGAGTAGAAGTCGTAAGTGGTGCTGATGAACTGGCGAAACTTGATTGGTTGAATGTGTTTGACTCTACGTGTCGACTACACCGTACTccaaaatatggtttatacacccaggtgcacaatgctcactgtgcaccctcttttgcaaagaacatatagttcaaatacaaaaaacatattgttcatattcaaagaacatatagccaatgaacatataattcaaattcatagaacatataatttaaatatttcactagtacatgtacattgaaatccttctaaatgttcaacagggtgcacaatgagcactgtgcacccgggtgtataatccaaattgcggtACTCTTTCTAAACACGGAGATAAAAATGGGCCGGATTGTAGGAATTCGAAAGTGATTCAGCCCGTAAATGTACGGATAGATCTGTCAAAAAAgatctgtatttatttaaaggATATAGTTACATTTTTTAGaccatatttatttaagagatacacttgtcacttttagtaaattattaacttcatcatctaattaaataatctatctaatatatcaTAAGTCTCCCCAccatattaaacaaataatttcataactacATCCCCCACCCTTCTAAAATAACATGGTcctcacttgttttacttattaaaatatctacatcaatcccacttgttttatttctttatttcattcaattttttattcttaatacccgtgtcagGCCAAGTGTATCCTTTAAATAAATAGGGAAAAAGTTTTACACATTGAATTAAAAGTTAAGGACTAATTTGGTACTCTCTCcgaatctaaatgtttttcccatTTAGAATCTTGACATTATTCATAATGGAAGAGAATCTTATGAATTACGttcaatatataagaaaaatatagtcatgtgggatattgtttgattcgtctcaatgaaTACTTTAACgatatgaaaattttataatttttaataacacGTAACTATCAATATTAACGACGTAAAATGTGCAGTGGCATGTGTGCCAAACAGAAatgggaaaaacatttagattcagagggagtattatttttcaGCTTTCTGtattttacaaaactaaaaactaaaatATGGAAACCATAAAAGAAGTAGTTTCCAGTTTTCCGTTGTAAGTTTTCAAAATCCACAtaattactataaatatgaTTATTTTGCGTCataattcaatctaaatcatatactacccgatatatatatatatatagtaatgTTAGCTTTAGGATAGACTTGATCAAAAGGCGGGTTAGCCGGGTTCAGGTCGCGCATCAACCTAAAAGACCTGTCCATTATATCGGGTTGGGCCGATTTTGTGTGACCAAGATCCCTATTTTGGGCCAATAATAGCGGGGTTTTCGGGACATACCAAATTTGTGACTAAAAATGTAATTTTGGGTTGTCCAAAAACaggcaaaaaaattaaaattaaggtCAAGCCTAAAAATTCTGCCTAAAACCCGCTAATATTCGGGCAGGATCTGGTCAGACCAATGAGATCAAGTTAATCAGGTCTACTTTAGGACAAGGTAGAGTGACAGAAGTGTACAAAAGTACAATAGACGCATCCCTCAAAATATCAATACAAAAATCAGAATTTTATATACAACCAAAAATACACACTATCTAAGGAAGTtgttttttcggatatcagatatgtgtggccTGTGGGCGAAAAAATAATTTGGGGCCCTATATATTTAAAGGTttacaataaaaataatttgtaaaTTGGGTATGCTTTTTATTAAAAGGGTGATATGATACTACTCTCATACAACTTGTTTTTTTTCcctcttttttccatttattaACTCTATTAAAAACATACATAATAGTACTTCTATAAGGTTTAAAACATTCGATCTTGTATTATTAAACACGAATTCCAATATATCTCAAACATTAATTATCAAAATAACATCTGAAAATAACAAGTTAACAACGAAATATGTACGGGTCGCAAAGTACGTTGGATGAAAGAAATGTATTGGAAAAATAATTACTCCGCATGTTCGTATTGTACAAGAGTTTTAGCAAGTGTATGCAAATTTTCGAGCTATGTGTTAAATTAATTTGATAAAATATACTATGACTaaaaattcaattcttttttctaaatcctaaaattaaaatattaaataaacaaaagaagaaaaaaagttaGTAGGACTGGAAAAGT
This Spinacia oleracea cultivar Varoflay chromosome 6, BTI_SOV_V1, whole genome shotgun sequence DNA region includes the following protein-coding sequences:
- the LOC110795695 gene encoding uncharacterized protein isoform X1, with product MAAPFFNTPFQPYVYQSPQDAVTPFQILGGEAQIVQIMLKPQERVIARPGSMCYTSGSVQMDNVYITEQEVGVWQWIFGKSVTSIVLLNSGSSDGFVGIAAPSLARILPIDLAVFGGELRCQPDAFLCSVNDVKVTNTIADQRARNGVVGAEAILRQKLSGQGLAFIIGSGSVVQKNLEVGEVLAVDASCIVAVTTTINVDVKYNGPMRRGVFGADNLVTAVLTGPGIVFIQSLPFQRLSQRVARAVTAPNVRENPKFFIQLAIFFFLAYVVIVSSLLLTDV
- the LOC110795695 gene encoding uncharacterized protein isoform X2 is translated as MLKPQERVIARPGSMCYTSGSVQMDNVYITEQEVGVWQWIFGKSVTSIVLLNSGSSDGFVGIAAPSLARILPIDLAVFGGELRCQPDAFLCSVNDVKVTNTIADQRARNGVVGAEAILRQKLSGQGLAFIIGSGSVVQKNLEVGEVLAVDASCIVAVTTTINVDVKYNGPMRRGVFGADNLVTAVLTGPGIVFIQSLPFQRLSQRVARAVTAPNVRENPKFFIQLAIFFFLAYVVIVSSLLLTDV
- the LOC110795695 gene encoding uncharacterized protein isoform X3; amino-acid sequence: MCYTSGSVQMDNVYITEQEVGVWQWIFGKSVTSIVLLNSGSSDGFVGIAAPSLARILPIDLAVFGGELRCQPDAFLCSVNDVKVTNTIADQRARNGVVGAEAILRQKLSGQGLAFIIGSGSVVQKNLEVGEVLAVDASCIVAVTTTINVDVKYNGPMRRGVFGADNLVTAVLTGPGIVFIQSLPFQRLSQRVARAVTAPNVRENPKFFIQLAIFFFLAYVVIVSSLLLTDV